CCGTCAGGTACAGGCTCAGCGCGGACTGCGCGGTGGCCGGGTCGTTGGTGAACTGCGCGGCCTTCTCCGGGTCCCCGGCCGCCCAGGCGGCGAGGAAGCCCTCCGCGGTGGACCTGGTCTCCTCGGCCGTGACGGGCCCGCTCCGCTTCGGCGAGCCGTCGGCCGACGTGGCGGTGGTCGTGCCGCCGGTCAGCCCCTCGTACAGGTTGTAGGCCCCGTATCCGACGCCTCCGGCGACGAGGACGAACACCCCGCCGACGATGGCCACTTTCGCTCCGCTGCGCATGCCGCGGTTCCCCCTCTGCCGCACACGTCCCCCTTGAACGTGTTCAAGATCCCCCTGTGGGGCCACCCTAACCACACGCCGGAGCCGACCGGCGGCCCCGTTACCCGAACGGAATCAACCACCGGCCCTCAGACCCGCACATCCGGCCACGTCCGCGCGGAGGCGGACAACGCCCCTGAAGGCGGCCGCCCGCGCGTCTCATCGGTCCACGTACGCCACGCCGGAGAGGTACGCGACCAGCGCGACCGCGCGGATGACGACCAGGGCCGTCAACGCGCACCCGAGCGCTCCGAGCACCCCCGCGATCGCCGTCCACCCCACGCGCGTCGCCCGCCCGGCCCGCCGGACCACGTTCTCGTACTCGCTGTCGTCGTACCAGTAGCGATCAGCCGTCGGACCCCCGGCCGCACCCTACAGCCGCCCGGCCGAAGGGCGTCGGCGCTCACCGGGACCACCGGAGAACGCCGGGAGGGCGCGGCCGACGGCCGCGCCCTCCCGTTCCGTTCAGGCCGCTAGACCCATGTGTCGAGCCACATCCGGGCCCGCCACTGGTCCATCGGGATCGTCTCGCCCGTGTAGAGCGGCCAGAAGTAGATGAAGTTCCAGACGATCAGCAGGACCAGCACCCCGGCGGCGACCGCGCCGATCGTGCGGCGGCGTTCCGCGCGGGCGTACGGGTCCGAGCCCGCCGCCCCGGCGCCCGCGCCCGCAAGTCCGGCGCCCGCGCCCGTCAGCCCCGTGCCCTGCGGCGCCGGTCCCGGACCTCCGTCCGCGCCCGCCCGTGTCGCCGGCGGGCCCAGCATGGCGCCGATCATCATGGCGACCGCCAGGCACAGGAACGGCACGAACACCACCGCGTAGAACAGGAAGATCGTCCGCTCCTGGTACAGGAACCACGGCGCCCACCCGGCCGCGACCGCGCACACGATGGCGCCCGCCCGCCAGTCGCGGCGGAAGAACCAGCGCCACAGCACGTACAGCAGCGCGAAGCACGCCGCCCACCACAGCATCGGCGTGCCGATCGCCAGGACCTCGCGGGCGCACTTCTCCGCCGCGTCCGCCGGGCAGCCCTTCTCGCCCTGCGCGGGCGACTCGTAGAAGTACGACACGGGGCGGCCCAGGATGATCCAGCTCCACGGGTTGGACTCGTACGTGTGCCCCGACGTCAGGTTGACGTGGAACGTGTACACCTCCGACTCGTAGTGCCACAGGCTCCGCCACCAGTCGGGGAACAGCCACGACCAGGAGCTGTCCCGGCCGTCGCCCGTCGTCGCCCAGTCGCGGAAGTAGCCCTTGTCGGAGGTGATCCAGCCGGTCCACGACGCCACGTACGTCGCCAGCGCCACCGGCACCGTCGAGACGAACGCGGGCAGCACGTCCCGCTTCAGCGCCGCCGCGTACGGGCGGTGCGCCCCCGCCACGCGGCGCGCGCCCACGTCCCACGCGACCGTCAGCAGCCCGAACGCGGCCATGATGTACAGCCCGTTCCACTTGGTGGCCGCCGCCAGGCCCAGCATCACGCCCGCCGCCAGCCGCCACGGCCGCCACCCGAGCCGCAGGGTCTCCGCGATCCGCACATCCGGCCGCAGCACCCCGTCCGCGTCCACCGGCAGGGCCGTCGCCAGCCGCCGCCGCGCCCAGTCCCGGTCGGCCAGCAGACAGCCGAACGCGGCCAGCACGAAGAACATCAGCACCTGGTCCAGCAGCGCCGTACGGCTCATCACGAAGTGCAGCCCGTCCACGGCGAGCAGCGCGCCCGCCAGGCAGCCGAGGAACGTCGAGCGGAACAGCCGCCGCCCGATCCGGCACAGCATCAGCACCGACAGCGTCCCGCACACGGCGACCATGAAGCGCCAGCCGAACGGGTCGAAGCCGAACATCCACTCGCCGAGCCCGATGACCCACTTGCCGACCGGCGGGTGCACCACATAGCCCGGATCGACCGGGACGGCGACCGCGCCGGGGTCCCTCAGGATCGTCCCGTCGACGTCCTTCGGCCACGAGCCCTCGTAGCCGTTGTGGATCAGCGCCCAGGCGTCCTTGGCGTAGTACGTCTCGTCGAATATCACCGCGTGCGGCGAGCCCAGGTTCCAGAACCGCAGCACCCCGGCGACCAGCGCCACCAGCAGCGGCCCGCCCCACGGCGCGACCCGCAGCAGGGCGTGCGCCGTGCGCGGCGGCAGCCCGTGCCAGTGGCCCGACGGCCGGACGTACGGCGGCACGAGCCGCTCCCGCAGCCCGGTCACCGCGCGCGGGGCGTACCCGAACCGGCGCAGGCGCCGCTCCCAGGAGGGCGGCTCGTGTCCCCCGAGGGGGTCGGCGGCGGGCCCGCCCGGGCCGTCCTGTCCGTGCAGGGCCTGAGGCGCAGTTCTGGTCACCGCGCCATCGTAGGGAACGCCCCCGTACGACTCCCGCGCCCGGCCCGTCCGCGCGCCCCGTGCCCCGGACCCCAGCTCGGCCCGCGCCGCCCGCTCGCCCGCCCCCGTACGCCCGCCGACGCCCGGTGCGCCGCGCGCTGCTGCGAGACTGGCTGCGTGACTGGAACGCTCGTACTCGCAGGTACCCCCATCGGCGACATCGCCGACGCCCCGCCCCGTCTCGCCGCCGAGCTGGCGGAGGCCGACGTCGTCGCCGCCGAGGACACCCGCCGGCTGCGCCGCCTCACCCAGGGCCTCGGTGTGCAGCCGCGCGGCCGGGTCGTGTCGTACTTCGAGGGCAACGAGACCGCGCGCACGCCCGAACTGGTCGAGGCCCTCGTGGGCGGCGCGCGGGTGCTGCTGGTCACCGACGCGGGCATGCCGTCCGTCTCCGACCCCGGCTACCGGCTGGTCGCCGCCGCCGTCGAGCGGGACATCAAGGTCACCGCCGTGCCCGGCCCGTCCGCCGTGCTCACCGCGCTCGCCCTGTCCGGCCTGCCCGTGGACCGGTTCTGCTTCGAGGGCTTCCTGCCCCGCAAGTCCGGCGAGCGGCTCGGCCGTCTGCGCGAGGTCGCCGCCGAGCGCCGCACGCTCGTCTACTTCGAGGCCCCGCACCGCCTCGACGACACGCTCGCCGCGATGGCCGAGGTGTTCGGCGCGGACCGGCGGGCCGCCGTGTGCCGGGAGCTGACCAAGACGTACGAGGAGGTCAGGCGCGGCGGCCTCGGGGAGCTGGCCGCGTGGGCCGCCGAGGGCGTACGGGGCGAGATCACCGTCGTCGTGGAAGGCGCTCCCGAGACGGGTCCCGCCGAGCTCGACCCGGCCGAGCTGGTCCGGCGCGTCCGCGTACGGGAGGAGGCGGGGGAGCGGCGCAAGGAGGCCATCGCCGCCGTCGCCGCCGAGGCGGGACTGCCCAAGCGCGAGGTGTTCGACGCGGTGGTCGCCGCGAAGAACGCCGAGGGTGCCGCCCGTTGAGCGCCGGGGGACCGAGCGCCGCCCGGGTCCGCGTGCCCCGTGGCTGAGCGCCCGGGACTGAGGGCCGGAAAGCGGGCAACACGGGCAGAAAGCGGTAGAGCCGACTACAGGGCTATCGTGAAAGGCACAGTCCTCACCTGCTGAGGCACGCCGTCCGCGAAGGCGTTCCCGCGCGGCGGCGGGAAGGAGCGGGCATGAGCGAGACCCCCGGTATCCCGGTCGGCCACGAGGCGTACTCCTTCGCCTGTCTGGGCTGCGGCTACGGCTGGGAGCAGGCGTACGAGATCGAGCACCACAGCGACATCGCCGGCCACGACTTCGTCATCTACCGCGCCGACGGGCGCCGCGTGCCCTCACCGCTCTCCAAGCCGACGTGCCCGAACTGCGGGCGGCACGTCGTCCGGATCATGGGCTCCGGCCGGATCTCGGTGGTCCTCGACCACGGCCAGGCACGTCCGGCGGGGGAGGGTGCTGCCGGGCCCGGGTACCGCAGGGCCGCGCCGGTGGCGACCGCCGGTCCGATCGGCCAGGAGCTGGAGGCCAAGGCGCCGCAGGGCGGCGCGGACACCGTGACGGGCCCGGAGGCTGAGCGGTCCGGGGCGACCCGCGTGGACGAGCCGGGCGGGGAGGAGCCGCGCCGAGGGCGCCGCTCGCACCTGCTGCACCCGTTCCACCGGCACTGACGCGCACCACTGCACCCGTTCCGCCGGCACTGGGCGTACCGGCGCGACGTACAGGGGCGAGGTGCCCGTGCGACGTACGGGGGGCGGGCGCCCGGTGCCGTGTTTTCGGGGCCGGATATCCGCAGGAGCGGGCGCTCCCGCTTTCGTACGATCAGGGCATGAGTGCCAAGGACGCCCCGCCCCCGCTGCCCGAGCCCCTGCCCGTCGCGGTGGCCGATTCGCACACCCACCTCGACATGCAGGCCTCGACCGTCGACGAGGCCCTGACCAAGGCCGGGCTCGTCGGCGTGGAGACCGTCGTGCAGGTGGGCTGCGACCTGAAGGGCTCCCGGTGGGCGGCGGAGACGGCCGCCCAGTACGAGAACGTCCACGCAGCCGTCGCCCTCCACCCCAACGAGGCGCCGCGCATCGTGCTCGGTGATCCCGACGGCTGGTCGCGGCAGGGGGCGCGCGAGGCGGGCGGGGACACCGCGCTGGACGACGCGCTCGCCGAGATCGACCGGCTCGCCGCGCTGGACCACGTGAAGGCGGTCGGCGAGACGGGTCTCGACTACTTCCGTACGGGGCCCGAGGGCAAGGAGGCGCAGGAGCGCTCGTTCCGCGTCCACATCGAGATCGCCAAGCGGCACGGGAAGGCGCTGGTCATCCACGACCGGGAGGCCCACGAGGACGTGCTGCGCGTCCTGGCGGAGGAGGGCGCCCCGGAACGGACCGTCTTCCACTGCTACTCGGGCGACGCCGACATGGCCCGGATCTGCGCCGAGCGCGGCTACTACATGTCGTTCGCCGGGAACGTCACGTTCAAGAACGCCCAGCCGCTGCGCGACGCCCTCGCGGTCGCCCCGCTGGAGCTGGTGCTGGTCGAGACGGACGCGCCGTTCCTGACGCCCGCGCCGTACCGGGGGCGGCCGAACGCCCCGTACCTCATCCCGGTCACCGTGCGCGCGATGGCCGCCGTACGGGGGATCGGCGAGGAGGCCATGGCGACGGCGATCGCGGAGAACACCGCACGCGCGTTCGCCTACTGAGGGCCGGGGTGGCGGTCGCGACACGACGGTGTGTAGTCGAGTGATACGTTTATGTGACTGATCTCGGCTAGGGTCCCGGCTTCGTGAAGACCTCTCGCAAGAACCGCCGCCGCAGGTCCCCCGTCGCCGCCGCGCGCCCCCGCGCCGCCGCCCCGCCCCGCGCGTCCAGACCGGGCGGCGCCGCGCGGGCGTCCGCCCCGCCACGCGAACCCGCCGGCCCGCCCGAACCGGCGCCCTCGCCCGTACCGGACCCCCCGCCCGAACCGGCGCCCTCGCCCGTACCCGGCGCCCCGCCCGAAGCGGGTGCCCCGCCTGATCCCGCCGGGCCGGGCGCCCCCGGTCCCGGCGGCCGTACAGCACGGAAGCCGCCCGCGTCCGGTCGTACGGGGTCCAAGCCGCCCGCGTCCGGTTGTACGGCACCGAAGCCACCCAGGCCCGGCGGCCGTAAGGGCCGGAAGGCCGCCGCCCCTGGCCGCGCCGCCACCGCACCCGCCACGACACCCGCACCCGCCACGACACCCGCACCCGCCACGACACCCGCGCCCGCCCCGGCCCCCGCCCCTCCCGCCGTACCCTCCGAGCCCGCGCCGGCCCGGCAGGTCCAGGTCTGGTGGCTCGTGCCGCGGGCCCTCGTGGTCGCCGGGCTCGTCGCCCTCCTGGTGAGCGGCGCCGTGCTGGTCACCGACCACAAGACGGTCCGGCTCAGCGTGGACGGCTCGCCCCGCACCCTGCACACCTTCGCCGACGACGTGGGCGAACTGCTCGCCGCCGAAGGCGTCGCCACCGGCCCCCACGACCTCGTGGCCCCCGCGCTCCGCACGCCCCTGACCGGAGGCGACGAGGTGGCCGTCCGCTGGGGCCGCCCCCTCCGTCTCGACCTCGACGGCCGCGCCCGGCACCTGTGGACCACCGCCCGTACGGTGGACCAGGCCCTGCGCGCCCTCGGCGTCCGGGCCGAGGGCGCGCACCTGTCGGTCTCCCGCTCCGCCCGCATCGGCCGCGAGGGGCTGGCCCTCGCGGTACGCACCGAACGCGCCGTGACGTTCCGCGCCGACGGCCGCGAGCGCACGATCCGTACGAACGCCGCCACCGTCGCCGAGGCCCTCCGCCAGGCCCGGATCACCCTCCAGGGCCGCGACACGACGTCCGTACCGCCCGGCGCCTTCCCCCGCGACGGCCAGACCGTCACCGTCCAGCGCGTGCGGGACCGCCGCGAGACCCGCTACGAGACCGTCCCGTACGCCGTGCGGCGCGTCCGGGACCCGGGCCTGTACCGGGGCACCGAGGTCGTGGACCGGAAGGGCCGACCCGGCCTGCGCCGCCTCACGTACGAGATCCGCACCGTGGACGGCGTCCCCCGCCACACCCGCAGGACCGGCACCGCCCTGGTCCGCGAGCCGGTCACCCGGGTCGTCCGCTTCGGCACCCGCGAGCGCCCCCGGAGCACCCCGCCGGGCGGCGCGCAGGCGCGCCCGCAGTCCGGCTCCCCGTACCGGCCCCGGAAGGCGACCGCCGCCGAGCCCCGCCGGACGTACCACTCAGGCTCCGTCGCGGGCGCCGAGCGCCTGAACTGGGCGGCGCTCGCCGCCTGCGAGTCCGGTGGCCGTCCCGACGCCGTTGACCCGTCCGGCACGTACGGCGGTCTGTACCAGTTCGACCTGCGGACCTGGCGTTCCGTCGGTGGCAGCGGCCGCCCGCAGGACGCGTCCGCCGCCGAACAGACATACCGGGCGAAGAAGCTCTACGCGAAGCGGGGGGCGAGCCCGTGGCCGGTGTGCGGCCGTAGGCTGTATCGGTGAGCACCACTGAGCCCGACGCCCTCCTCGGCCCCGCCGACATCCGCGAACTGGCCGCCGCCCTGGGCGTACGTCCCACCAAGCAGCGCGGTCAGAACTTCGTCATCGACGCCAACACCGTCCGGCGCATCGTCCGCACCGCGGAGGTACGCCCCGACGACGTCGTGGTGGAGGTCGGCCCCGGGCTCGGCTCCCTCACCCTGGCGCTGCTGGAGGCCGCCGACCGCGTCGTGGCCGTCGAGATCGACGACACGCTCGCCGCGGCCCTGCCCGCCACGATCACCGCCCGCATGCCCGAGCGGGCCACGCGCTTCTCGCTGGTCCACTCCGACGCGATGGACGTGCGGGAGCTGCCGGGCCCGCCGCCCACCGCGCTCGTCGCGAACCTGCCGTACAACGTCGCCGTGCCCGTCCTCCTGCACATGCTGGACCGGTTCCCGACCATCGAGCGGACCCTCGTCATGGTCCAGGCGGAGGTCGCCGACCGGCTCGCCGCCCGCCCCGGCAACAAGGTGTACGGCGTGCCGTCCGTGAAGGCCAACTGGTACGCCGAGGTCAAGCGCGCCGGAGCCATCGGGCGCAACGTGTTCTGGCCCGCGCCGAACGTGGACTCCGGCCTCGTGTCCCTCGTGCGCCGCGACCCGCCCGCGACGACCGCCTCCAAGCGGGAGGTGTTCGCCGTCGTGGACGCCGCCTTCGCGCAGCGCCGCAAGACCCTGCGCGCCGCGCTCGCCGGGTGGGCCGGTTCGCCCGCCGCCGCCGAGGCCGCGCTCGTCGCCGCCGGAGTGTCCCCGCAGGCGCGGGGCGAGTCGTTGACCGTCGAAGAGTTCGCCCGTATCGCGGAGGCCCGAGCGTGAGCATCACCGTACGAGTCCCGGCCAAGGTCAACGTCCAGCTCGCGGTCGGCCCGGCCCGCCCCGACGGCTTCCACGACCTGGCGAACGTGTTCCTCGCCGTGTCCCTGTACGACGAGGTGACCGCCACCCCCGCCGACAGCCTGCGGATCACGTGCGAGGGCCCCGACGCGGAACAGGTGCCCCTGGACCGTACGAACCTCGCCGCCCGCGCGGCGGAACTGCTCGCCGCCCGGCACGGCATCGCCCCCGACGTGCACCTGCACATCGCCAAGGACATCCCCGTCGCGGGCGGCATGGCGGGCGGCAGCGCCGACGGGGCCGCCGCCCTCCTGGCCTGCGACGCCCTGTGGGGCACGGGCGCGAGCCGCGCCGAACTGCTGGACATCTGCGCCGAGCTGGGCAGCGACGTGCCGTTCTCCCTCGTCGGAGGCGCCGCGCTGGGCACCGGCCGGGGCGAGCAGCTCACCGAACTGCCGCTGGGCGGCACGTTCCACTGGGTGTTCGCCGTCGCCGACGGGGGCCTGTCCACCCCGGCGGTGTACCGGGAGTTCGACCGGCTCACGCCCGACGCGCCCGTGCCCGAGGCGTCCCCCGCGCTCCTCGAAGCGCTGCGCACGGGCGACACGACCGCCCTCGCCGGGGCCCTCGCCAACGACCTCCAGCCCGCCGCGCTGTCCCTGCGCCCGTCGCTCGCCGACACCCTCGCGGCCGGCACGGCGGCCGGGGCGCTCGCCGGGATCGTGTCCGGCTCGGGACCCACGACGGCGTTCCTGGTCAAGGACGCGGAGGCGGCCGAGTCCGTCGCGGCCGCGCTCATCGCGTCCGGCACGTGCCGCACGGCCCGCGCGGCCACCTCACCGGCGCCCGGCGCGCGGGTGCTCACCGCGTGACCGCGCGGCCGCACCCGTAGCCGTGCCGGGCGGCCGTACCCCGTGGCCGTGCCGGGGAGCCGTACCCCGCGTGCGTGCCGAGTAGCCGCACTGAGTATCCGTACTCTCCCGGCCGCGCGGCCCGGCGGCGACCCTTGCCCGCATGCCGACACGTACGGGAACGCGACTCACGGCGCGTGACCTCGCCGCCAACACGCCCGCCACCAGGGACCGTTACATCGACCTCCTGCGGGTCGCGTCCCTGGCGGTGGTCGTCCTCGGGCACTGGCTGATGGCCGCCGTCACCGACGACGGCCGGGTCGGCAACCTCCTCAGTCCTTCCGGATCGTGCCGTGCGGGGCGTCGAACACGAACACGCTCGTGGCCGCGCGACGACAACGGCCCGTTCCTGCGGCACGTCACCTCCGCCGCCGGCGGCGAGGTGATCGTCCGCGACACCGATCTCCGGGGCGCCCCCTACGAGCCGAGCGGCACGGTCCGGCCCGACAGCGCCTAGGAAGCACCGGCGACGGCGCGCGGCGGAGGGGGAACCCGCCGCGCGTCCTCGGGTGTCGTCAGGCCGGGGGCAGGCAGGTGTGGAGGGTGGCGGAGGTGCTCGCGAAGGACTTCAGGGCCGTGCGCAGCGACGCGTGGTCCAGGGCCAGGCCGTCGTCCGGGACGATCTCGTACACGCCCGTCCCGTCCGCGCCCGGGCACTTCGCCGTCATCCGGTAGTGGCCCTTCGGCGAGTCCGCCTTGCCGTTCACCGGGAGCGCTTCGCCCGACAGGGCCGCCTCGCCGTACGGCCCGTACGACGCCTTGAACGTGTACAGCGGCGTCCCGAGGCCGCTGCCCAGCACGCACCGCTCCACCGGCGCGGGCTCCGCCACCGTCTCGGCGACCGTCCCCGCGCCCCACCGCCGCGCGGTCGCCGCGTCCACGACGCCCCGGCACGTGCCCGACGCCTTCGCCAGTGGCCGCCGCGCGTCCACGACCGGCGCCGCCACGTCCTGTACGGGCCTCGCCGTCTGGTCGCCCGTGTCGCAGCCGGTGCGCCGGGCGCGCGCCGCGGCCGTGTCCGCCAGGGCGGAGACCAGCCGCGCACGGGCCGCCCCGTCCTCGAAGGTCCGCTCACCCGTCAGTCGCGCGTCCGCCACCGCGAGCAGCCCGTCACCGGACTGGGTGCCGCAGTCCAGCATCAGCACCACCCGGCCGCGCGCGGCGCCCGCGGCGTCGTCGGGGCCGTACGAGAAGGACCCCGTCCGGCCGCCGCCCAGCGGCACCGCCGTCTCGCCCGGGTCGATCGCGCCGTCCGGGCCGAACGGCTCCTCGGCGTTGCGCACCCGTATCTCGACCCGCGCGTCACCGCCCGCGCCGCCGGGCCCCGAGACGGAGCAGTACCAGCCGTCCTGCCGCAGCTCGCTCGACACGGTCAGCGCTGTGTCGGGCAGCAGCGCCCGCACGCGGTCGCCCGCGAGGTCGCCCTCGCAGGCGCCGGCCAGCGCGGAGCCGTCGCCGCTCCACGCCTCGTACCCCCCGGACAGCCAGAACGCCCCCCCGGCCACGGCGACGGCCGCCGCCGACGCGACGGCCGTCAGCCGCGCCCCCCGGCGTCGTCGGGGCGCCCGGGTGGCCTGGTCCTTGCTGTCCTCGCTCATGTCGTGCCTCTCGCAGTGGGACGTCGTACGGACACGGACACGCGGTACGACGTCCTCCGGTTTCTTCCGTTCTCCTGTTTCTCCGGGTGGTACGACCCGGAGAAGGGCCTCAGTTCGCCGTGACGGCGAGGGTCGCCTTCGCCAGTTCGTACGCGGGGAGCATCGCCTCGTGCTCCTCGGTGTCCATGCCGCCCAGCTCCAGCACGAGCGGGCCGCGCGGCGTCATCACGGCCAGGGCGCGGGCCTTCTTCTGCTCGTCGAGGAGCGCGCTGGTGACGAGGTACGTCACCTCGGTCGCCGCGAGCGCGCCGTCCTTGCCCACCCGGACGTCACGATAGACGGCCTTCGCGGGCGAGTCGTCGCCGGCGACGAAGGACTCCAGCGCGGCGCGCGGCGTGGTGTCCTTGGCGTCGTCCGTCCACACCTTCAGGAAGCCGATGTACCCGGCGGGCTTGGCGTCGATCTCGCACCCGAGGGTGAGGGTGCCCTGCTCCAGCAGCTCGTTCAGTTCCTCGAGGTCCGGGTCGGTGATCGGCTTGACCTTCTTCGGCTCCCAGTCGGCGGCCGTGTCGAACGTCACCGGCACCGGCAGCGGGCACGCCGACCCCGCCGCACCGACGGTCCCGCCCTTCGCGGCGGGGGAGGCGGAGGCGGCGGGAGAGGGAGAGACGGCGGGGGAGGGGGCGGCCGGGGAGCGCGTGGCGGCGGAGCCCGGTGCCGCCTCGGTCTTCGTACCGGCCGGCTCCGTGCCCAGTCCGCACCCGGCCAGCAGCGCCGCGGCCGCCACCGCCGCCGTGCCCCGCACCGCACCGCGGCCCGCACCCCGCACCGTGCCTCTGTCCGTGTCCCGCGCCTCGCCCCGCGTCGTCACTCCGGCCCCTCCCCTTGCCTCGACGGTCGCCGCACGCTACCGCACGGCCGGCCGGGCACCCCCCGGCGCCCACTACCCTGGAAGGTCGATCCGTCCCGCCACCCGCAGGAGTGAAATGGCCGCGAACCTGGTCAATGTCGAGGCCGTCAGCAAGGTGTACGGCACCCGTGCCCTGCTCGACGGAGTGTCCCTCGGCGTGTCCGAAGGCGACCGGATCGGTGTGGTGGGGCGGAACGGCGACGGCAAGACCACGCTGATCCGCGTCCTCGCCAAGCTGGAGGAGGCCGACAGCGGCCGCGTCACCCACAACGGCGGCCTGCGCCTGGGCGTCCTCACCCAGCACGACTCGCTCGACCCGGCCGCGACCGTGCGGCACGAGGTGATCGGCGACCTCGCGGACCACGAGTGGGCGGGCAGCGCCAAGATCCGCGACGTGCTCACCGGCCTGTTCGGGGGCCTCGACCTGCCCGGTTTCCCGCAGGGCCTGGACACGGTGATCGGCCCGCTGTCCGGCGGTGAGCGGCGCCGTATCGCGCTCGCCAAGCTGCTGATCGCCGAGCAGGACCTGATCGTCCTCGACGAGCCGACCAACCACCTGGACGTCGAGGGCATCGCCTGGCTGGCCCGGCACCTCCAGGCCCGCCGCTCCGCGCTCGTCTGCGTCACCCACGACCGCTGGTTCCTCGACCAGGTGTGCACCCGCATGTGGGACGTCCAGCGCGGCACGGTCCACGAGTACGAGGGCGGCTACTCCGACTACGTCTTCGCGCGCGCCGAGCGGGAGCGGATCGCCGCCACGGAGGAGACCAAGCGGCAGAACCTGGTCCGCAAGGAGCTGGCGTGGCTGCGGCGCGGCGCCCCCGCCCGTACGTCCAAGCCCCGCTACCGCATCGAGGCGGCCAACGAGCTGATCGCCGACGTGCCGCCGCCGCGCGACGCGAGCGAGCTGATGCGGTTCGCGTCGGCCCGGCTCGGCAAGACCGTGTTCGACCTGGAGGACGTGACCGTCCAGGCCGGTCCGAAGGTGCTGCTGAAGCACCTGACGTGGCAGCTCGGCCCGGGCGACCGGGTCGGCCTCGTCGGCGTGAACGGCGCGGGCAAGACCTCGCTGCTGCGGGCGCTGGCCGAGGCGGCCGTGTCGCAGGGCGAGAAGCAGCCCGCCGCTGGACGGGTCGTCGTCGGGCGGACCGTGCGCCTCGCCTACCTGTCGCAGGACGTGGCGGAGCTGCCGCCCGCGCTGCGCGTGCTGGAGGCCGTCCAGCAGATCAGGGACCGCGTCGACCTCGGCAAGGGCCGGGAGATGACGGCGGGGCAGCTGTGCGAGAAGTTCGGCTTCACCAAGGAGAAGCAGTGGACGCCGGTCGGGGACCTGTCCGGCGGTGAGCGGCGCCGCCTCCAGCTGCTGCGGCTGCTGATGGACGAGCCGAACGTCCTCTTCCTCGACGAGCCGACCAACGACCTGGACATCGAGACGCTGACGCAGCTGGAGGACCTCCTCGACGGCTGGCCCGGCTCGATGATCGTCATCTCCCACGACCGGTTCTTCCTCGAGCGCACCACGGACCGGACGTTCGCGCTGCTCGGCGACGCGACGCTGCGGATGCTGCCGCGCGGGATCGACGAGTACCTGGAGCGGCGCGAGCGGATGGTCGAGGCGGCGTCCACGCCCTCGCCCGCCGCCGCGGCCGCCGCCGCTCCGGCCGCCGCGGCCAAGGCGGCGAAGGCGGTGTCCGCCGCCGACGCCCGCGCCGCGAAGAAGGAACTCCAGCGGATCGAGCGGCAGCTCGACAAGATCTCCAGCCGGGAATCCACCCTTCACGCCCAAATCGCGGAGAATGC
This genomic window from Streptomyces thermolilacinus SPC6 contains:
- a CDS encoding ABC-F family ATP-binding cassette domain-containing protein; its protein translation is MAANLVNVEAVSKVYGTRALLDGVSLGVSEGDRIGVVGRNGDGKTTLIRVLAKLEEADSGRVTHNGGLRLGVLTQHDSLDPAATVRHEVIGDLADHEWAGSAKIRDVLTGLFGGLDLPGFPQGLDTVIGPLSGGERRRIALAKLLIAEQDLIVLDEPTNHLDVEGIAWLARHLQARRSALVCVTHDRWFLDQVCTRMWDVQRGTVHEYEGGYSDYVFARAERERIAATEETKRQNLVRKELAWLRRGAPARTSKPRYRIEAANELIADVPPPRDASELMRFASARLGKTVFDLEDVTVQAGPKVLLKHLTWQLGPGDRVGLVGVNGAGKTSLLRALAEAAVSQGEKQPAAGRVVVGRTVRLAYLSQDVAELPPALRVLEAVQQIRDRVDLGKGREMTAGQLCEKFGFTKEKQWTPVGDLSGGERRRLQLLRLLMDEPNVLFLDEPTNDLDIETLTQLEDLLDGWPGSMIVISHDRFFLERTTDRTFALLGDATLRMLPRGIDEYLERRERMVEAASTPSPAAAAAAAPAAAAKAAKAVSAADARAAKKELQRIERQLDKISSRESTLHAQIAENATDFEKVAKLDAELRELASEREDLETRWLELAEDA
- a CDS encoding lipoprotein, whose product is MTTRGEARDTDRGTVRGAGRGAVRGTAAVAAAALLAGCGLGTEPAGTKTEAAPGSAATRSPAAPSPAVSPSPAASASPAAKGGTVGAAGSACPLPVPVTFDTAADWEPKKVKPITDPDLEELNELLEQGTLTLGCEIDAKPAGYIGFLKVWTDDAKDTTPRAALESFVAGDDSPAKAVYRDVRVGKDGALAATEVTYLVTSALLDEQKKARALAVMTPRGPLVLELGGMDTEEHEAMLPAYELAKATLAVTAN